CCGTGACAGGACCCTGCGTCTGGGACGTGCGAGAACCCCGGGGCTGAGCTAAGCGTCTGCTCGCTCCCCGGGCCCGCACCGAGCCAATGCGTGGCCTGCTCGCTGGAGGAGGTACCAGGCGATGTCCGACACCGTCGTGAAGAAGAAGCGCCGCTGGCCCTATGTGCTGGGAGGAATCTTCGCCCTCCTCGTCATCATCGTGGCCGTCGTCCTCTGGCGTCTCGACGCCATCCTGCTGAAGACGGCCAGGGACCAGGCTGCCACGTACTCGCAGAAGCTCGGCCGGCCCATCGAGATTGGCGACATCTCCACCAAGCTCTTCCCCACCATCGGCGCGGAAGTGGAGAACGTCACCGTCGGCCCCGCCGAGGGCGAGGAGCTGCCCCTCGCGCAGCTCGCCTCCATCGACGTGCGCGTCGCCGCCGGCCCGCTGCTGTCCTCGCGCGGCAAGGACATCCAGGTGAAGAACGCCGAGGTCTCCGGCCTCACCGTCAACGTGGTCCGCTTCCCCGACGGCACCACCAACGTGCAGCGCCTCATGAAGCGCCTGGAGGAGCAACAGCCCAAGGAGGAGGAGCAGCCCGAGGAGCAGCAGCAGCCCACCGACCTCTCCGGCGTCCACGTGGAGCGCGCCGCCCTCACCGACGGCACCATCCGCTTCGTGGACCGCTCGGGCGGACAGCAGGCCCGTGAGCTGGCGGTGAAGGACCTGGACATCGAGGTGAAGGACCTGCGCGTGGGCAAGCCCCTCGTCGTAGACCTCGCCGCCGCGGTGCTCGCCGACAAGCAGAACCTCAAGATTGCGCTGAACGCCGCGCCGCTGCCCGCCACGCTGGTGCCCACGCCGGAGCGCGTGACGCTCAAGGCCGAGCGCATCGACCTCGCCCCCCTGGGCCCTTTCCTCCCCCCTGACGTCGGACTGCAGGCCGGCACGGTGGACGCGGACTGGCAGGCGGACCTCGGCGGCGCGGTGCCCGGCGGCACCGGCCCCACGCGCGTGGCGGGTGTCATCAAGGCCCTCGGCCTGCGCTTCGCGGGCGCGGAGGGTGGCAAGGCGCTCGACGTGGTGCTGGACACCGACGTCACGGGCGACGTGGCCGTCGGGGACCTGGCGCTCGACAAGCTGAAGCTGGACGTGGGCCCGGCGAGCCTCACCGGCCAGGGCAAGGTGAAGGGCCTGCTCACGGAGAAGCCGTCCGTGGAGGGCTTCGAGCTGGTGGGCCGCAACCTCGACCCGGCCGCCATCGCCGAGTACTACCCGCCGCTGCGCAAGCAGCTCAAGGGCATGATTGCCGGCCCCATCGGACTGGCGATTCGCGGCAGCGGCTCGGCCGACGCGCAGGCCATCGACGTGGACGTGGACCTGACGCCGGTGCGGCTGCGCGTGCCGGACCAGCTCGCCAAGGACGCGGGCGCGCCCATGAAGCTCTCCTCGCGCATCACCGGCGCGGCGGCCAGCGGCGGCGCGCTGCGCTTCACCGCCGACGCCAACCTGGACGGCGTGGACCTGCGGCCCGGCCTGCTGGTGGCCAAGGGCCCCGGCCAGCGGATGCAGGTGAACGCCGCGGGCACGTATGCGCCCAGCAAGAGCGGCTCCGGCATGAAGGTGGAGATTCCCAAGCTCACCGCGAACCTGCTCGAGGACACGGTGACGGGCAGCGCCTCCTTCGCGCTGGCGGGAGCGGGCAAGAAGCAGACGACGACGTTCGCCATGGACCTCAAGAGCCAGAAGCTGGACGCGGACGCGCTGCTGATGAGCGAGGAGGAGGTCACGGCCCGCACGGGTGGCGCCCCGGTGCCTCCGCCGCCGGATGACCCGACGCGCTTCAACGGCTACCGCGGCGACATCCGCTTCGCGATTGCCGCCCTGCGCTACACGAAGATGGACCTGAGCAACGTCACCGGCGTGGTGAAGATGACGGACGACCTCATCACGGTGGAGAA
This DNA window, taken from Pyxidicoccus xibeiensis, encodes the following:
- a CDS encoding DUF748 domain-containing protein encodes the protein MSDTVVKKKRRWPYVLGGIFALLVIIVAVVLWRLDAILLKTARDQAATYSQKLGRPIEIGDISTKLFPTIGAEVENVTVGPAEGEELPLAQLASIDVRVAAGPLLSSRGKDIQVKNAEVSGLTVNVVRFPDGTTNVQRLMKRLEEQQPKEEEQPEEQQQPTDLSGVHVERAALTDGTIRFVDRSGGQQARELAVKDLDIEVKDLRVGKPLVVDLAAAVLADKQNLKIALNAAPLPATLVPTPERVTLKAERIDLAPLGPFLPPDVGLQAGTVDADWQADLGGAVPGGTGPTRVAGVIKALGLRFAGAEGGKALDVVLDTDVTGDVAVGDLALDKLKLDVGPASLTGQGKVKGLLTEKPSVEGFELVGRNLDPAAIAEYYPPLRKQLKGMIAGPIGLAIRGSGSADAQAIDVDVDLTPVRLRVPDQLAKDAGAPMKLSSRITGAAASGGALRFTADANLDGVDLRPGLLVAKGPGQRMQVNAAGTYAPSKSGSGMKVEIPKLTANLLEDTVTGSASFALAGAGKKQTTTFAMDLKSQKLDADALLMSEEEVTARTGGAPVPPPPDDPTRFNGYRGDIRFAIAALRYTKMDLSNVTGVVKMTDDLITVEKFSSGIYGGRVSADGTTVRLGPLPEKRPFEAKVKVENVEMAQAIAMATPQKVMTGKFNGNVDVKGVGYTPDQLQQTLLGAINGNILGGTLLSTDLVASVSEPLAKALPFAAKSLKSDKVTSLGENLPFGVEIKNGVAQLERPLSWTRPEAAMSFSGGIRLDGTLDLTGGVTLTPATIKTLTLGKVTPPEPIPVGMKLTGKAWKPEVTGIDVKPAATTIAKLAGSALVGNLVGGERGKQVQAVIEGGEEKARAEAEAKRKELEAKAAEEKARLEAEAKRRAEEEAKKKLRGIFGR